A single Tenacibaculum sp. 190524A02b DNA region contains:
- a CDS encoding L-serine ammonia-lyase, translating into MSQFISVFDMLKIGVGPSSSHTLGPWRAAQQWIQKLKDAHQTNAIDSIKVDLYGSLSLTGKGHATDLAVLLGLSGTDPEYIPISDIEKIITEIKNTNTLNFNNEKKLNFSMDQVVFNKDFLPFHSNGLTFNAFSKDKTILSSETYYSIGGGFVIQEKEEGEVNTEINKQNFPFPINRATELEAYCISENAQISDIVLKNELVLKNEATINAELKRVWDTMLECMYIGCHTEGTLPGGLNVKRRAFETHKKLIKEASYSNEEEWITAIRGTEVKFREILKWVSCFALAVNEVNASLGRVVTAPTNGSAGVIPAVIMYYLVIENHDADFEHIKKFLLVAGEIGSIFKKNATISAAMGGCQAEIGVSSAMAAAGLTELLGGTPAQCLVAAEIAMEHHLGLTCDPIGGLVQVPCIERNAMGAIKAINAAELALETDPKESLVPLDKVIDTMWETAKDMNRNYKETSEGGLAITVGLADC; encoded by the coding sequence ATGTCACAATTTATTAGTGTTTTTGATATGCTAAAAATTGGTGTAGGTCCTTCTAGTTCCCACACCTTAGGACCATGGAGAGCTGCTCAGCAATGGATTCAAAAACTAAAAGATGCGCATCAAACAAATGCCATTGATTCAATAAAAGTTGATTTATACGGATCATTATCTTTAACAGGAAAAGGACACGCCACTGATTTAGCGGTATTATTAGGGCTTAGCGGTACTGATCCTGAATATATTCCCATTAGTGATATTGAAAAAATCATTACTGAAATAAAAAACACTAATACACTTAACTTCAACAATGAAAAGAAATTGAACTTTTCAATGGATCAAGTAGTATTTAACAAAGACTTTTTACCTTTCCACTCTAATGGACTTACTTTTAATGCTTTTTCTAAAGACAAAACCATACTATCTTCTGAAACTTATTATTCAATAGGTGGTGGATTTGTGATTCAGGAAAAAGAAGAAGGTGAAGTGAATACTGAAATCAACAAACAGAATTTTCCCTTCCCTATCAACAGAGCTACTGAGTTAGAAGCATACTGTATTTCTGAAAATGCTCAAATTTCTGATATCGTTTTAAAAAATGAGTTAGTTTTAAAAAACGAAGCAACTATTAACGCTGAACTAAAACGTGTTTGGGACACCATGTTAGAATGTATGTATATAGGCTGTCACACTGAAGGTACTTTACCTGGAGGTTTAAATGTTAAAAGAAGAGCTTTTGAAACACATAAAAAACTAATAAAAGAAGCTTCATACTCAAATGAAGAAGAATGGATTACTGCTATTAGAGGTACAGAAGTTAAGTTTAGAGAAATTTTAAAATGGGTTAGCTGTTTTGCACTTGCAGTTAATGAGGTAAACGCCTCACTTGGACGTGTGGTAACAGCACCTACCAATGGTAGTGCAGGTGTTATTCCTGCTGTTATCATGTATTACCTTGTTATAGAAAATCATGATGCAGACTTTGAGCATATTAAAAAGTTTTTATTAGTAGCTGGTGAAATTGGTAGTATTTTTAAGAAAAATGCAACCATATCAGCCGCTATGGGAGGATGTCAAGCTGAAATTGGTGTTTCATCTGCTATGGCTGCAGCTGGTTTAACAGAATTACTAGGAGGAACTCCTGCACAATGTTTAGTAGCTGCTGAAATAGCTATGGAACATCATTTAGGACTTACTTGTGATCCAATTGGTGGTTTAGTACAAGTACCTTGTATTGAACGAAATGCAATGGGAGCTATTAAAGCCATTAATGCTGCTGAACTAGCCCTAGAAACTGACCCTAAAGAGTCCTTAGTTCCCTTAGATAAAGTTATTGATACCATGTGGGAAACGGCAAAGGATATGAATCGAAATTATAAAGAAACCTCTGAAGGAGGTTTAGCAATAACAGTTGGTTTAGCTGACTGTTAA
- the yaaA gene encoding peroxide stress protein YaaA: protein MKIIISPAKSLDFENKANTSLHTQPRFLEQSEKLNKKLKTLSKKKLSDLMKISDDLAALNYDRNQEWQPPFTPSNAKQAVYAFTGEVFRGLDVTSLPEEKLPVLQDTLRILSGLYGLLKPLDLMQPYRLEMGTKLKVGRADNLYKFWDTTLAESLNEELEEGELLINLASSEYFKAVPKKALKVSMITPVFKDLKNGQYKTIMTYAKKARGLMVRYIIDNNVKSLEELKGFNVEGYGFAESMSSETELVFTR, encoded by the coding sequence ATGAAAATAATTATATCTCCAGCAAAGTCGTTAGATTTTGAAAATAAAGCCAATACTAGTTTACATACACAACCTAGGTTTTTAGAGCAATCAGAAAAATTGAATAAAAAATTAAAAACACTTTCTAAAAAGAAGCTCTCTGATTTAATGAAAATATCTGATGATTTAGCAGCATTAAATTATGATAGAAATCAAGAGTGGCAACCTCCTTTTACACCAAGTAATGCTAAACAAGCTGTTTATGCGTTTACAGGTGAGGTGTTCAGAGGGTTGGATGTAACGTCTTTACCGGAAGAAAAACTACCAGTTTTACAAGATACATTACGAATCCTTTCTGGATTATATGGTTTATTAAAACCATTAGATTTAATGCAGCCTTACCGTTTAGAGATGGGAACAAAGCTAAAGGTAGGAAGAGCAGATAATTTGTATAAGTTTTGGGATACTACATTGGCAGAATCTTTAAATGAAGAGTTAGAAGAAGGAGAGTTGTTAATCAATTTAGCAAGTTCAGAATATTTTAAAGCTGTTCCTAAAAAAGCGTTAAAAGTATCAATGATTACTCCAGTTTTTAAGGATTTAAAAAATGGACAGTATAAAACAATTATGACCTATGCCAAAAAGGCAAGAGGATTAATGGTTAGGTATATTATAGATAATAATGTGAAAAGTTTAGAAGAACTTAAAGGCTTTAATGTAGAAGGGTATGGATTTGCTGAAAGTATGTCTTCTGAAACAGAGTTAGTATTCACTAGGTAA
- a CDS encoding leucine-rich repeat domain-containing protein: MVKVYCLLLFCISSSLFSQQEKVFTSFNEAFKTPLKVTYLDVSNQNIASIPKNLRNLKNLKKLKLNNNNISFIDSSFFSFKKLEYLDLSNNLFDSIIISSTNMVNLKRLKLNGNKLKNIHSSILRLPNLKYLHINNNTLGSIPEEINILKSLKKLYIRNNNLFLIPDSFVGLKNLLVVDFSGNNLSQISNGLNKRSLKHLKKLILKNNPFPSYEKGLIKLNVPKKCIVIW; this comes from the coding sequence ATGGTTAAAGTATATTGTTTACTCTTATTTTGTATTAGCTCTTCATTATTTTCTCAACAAGAAAAAGTTTTCACCTCTTTTAACGAAGCTTTTAAAACACCTTTAAAAGTTACTTACTTAGATGTTTCTAATCAAAACATTGCTTCTATTCCTAAAAACCTTAGAAACCTGAAAAACTTAAAGAAACTAAAACTTAACAATAATAATATTTCTTTTATTGATAGCTCTTTTTTTTCTTTTAAAAAATTAGAATACTTAGACTTATCCAACAACTTGTTTGATTCTATTATTATAAGCTCTACAAATATGGTTAATCTAAAACGCTTGAAACTTAATGGAAATAAGCTTAAAAACATCCATTCTTCAATTCTAAGACTACCAAACCTTAAATATCTACACATAAACAACAATACGCTTGGGTCTATCCCTGAAGAGATTAATATTTTGAAAAGTTTAAAAAAGTTGTACATTAGAAATAACAATCTGTTTCTCATTCCTGATTCATTTGTTGGTCTAAAAAATTTACTAGTTGTAGATTTTTCTGGTAATAATTTATCACAAATATCTAATGGACTCAACAAAAGAAGTTTAAAGCATCTTAAAAAGTTAATTCTAAAAAACAATCCCTTTCCAAGTTATGAAAAGGGATTAATTAAGCTCAATGTTCCTAAAAAATGTATAGTTATTTGGTAG
- a CDS encoding tetratricopeptide repeat protein, with the protein MPVSKFESMLKTNSVYFFDATEFEYIIEHYLNIGKHTLAKKAVKLGLEQHPSSVQLKLMKIELLIFDDELQRAVDLLIEIEAVEPHNDEVFIQKATILSKKKKHKEAISVLKESLEFVEDPEDIWSMIGMEYLYMDDYENARLNFAKCIEVDYEDYSSLYNIVYCFDMEQNNEDAIRFLNKYLDKNPYSEVAWHQLGRQYFEIGMYKEALQCFDYAVIIDETFIGGYLEKAKTLEQLKRYEEAINNYSITLELDDPTAFAYVRIGECYQELDNIAMAIHFYKKAVHEDPLLDRAWLLLTSACYTVKNYPKALYYINKALQIDDMNALYWRKYGDINLKLNFYEESVKAFQRCIELGDQEIEIFIALADILLFLGNFNDALSVLIQAKKIYREFAEIEYRLCGLFMILEKEEYSLAHLKNGLAIDYEYHFIIKDLYPTVFQNKKVKRIIDGYISHKEIESTK; encoded by the coding sequence ATGCCAGTATCTAAATTTGAATCAATGTTAAAAACGAATAGCGTGTATTTTTTCGATGCTACAGAGTTTGAGTACATTATAGAACATTACTTAAATATAGGTAAACATACGTTGGCCAAAAAAGCGGTGAAATTAGGGTTAGAACAGCACCCATCTTCTGTCCAACTCAAGCTAATGAAAATAGAACTGCTAATTTTTGATGATGAACTACAAAGAGCTGTAGATTTATTGATAGAAATTGAGGCAGTAGAACCTCATAACGATGAAGTATTTATACAGAAAGCTACTATCTTGTCTAAGAAGAAAAAGCATAAAGAAGCTATTTCTGTATTAAAAGAATCTTTAGAATTTGTTGAAGATCCAGAAGATATTTGGTCTATGATTGGAATGGAATACCTTTATATGGATGATTATGAAAATGCACGGTTGAACTTTGCAAAATGTATTGAGGTAGATTATGAAGATTATTCGTCATTATATAACATTGTATATTGTTTTGATATGGAACAGAACAATGAAGATGCTATTAGATTTTTAAATAAATACTTAGATAAGAATCCATATAGTGAGGTAGCTTGGCATCAATTAGGTAGGCAATATTTTGAAATAGGCATGTATAAAGAGGCTTTACAATGTTTTGATTACGCTGTAATAATTGATGAAACTTTTATTGGAGGGTATTTAGAAAAAGCAAAAACTTTAGAGCAACTGAAAAGGTATGAAGAAGCGATAAATAATTATTCAATTACTTTAGAGTTAGATGACCCAACAGCTTTTGCTTACGTTAGGATTGGAGAATGTTATCAAGAGTTAGATAATATTGCAATGGCAATTCATTTTTACAAAAAAGCAGTACATGAAGACCCTCTTTTGGATAGAGCTTGGTTACTACTAACAAGCGCTTGTTATACAGTAAAAAATTATCCCAAAGCTTTGTATTATATAAACAAAGCATTGCAAATAGATGACATGAACGCTTTATATTGGAGGAAGTATGGTGATATTAATTTGAAACTGAATTTTTACGAAGAATCTGTAAAAGCATTTCAAAGATGTATTGAATTAGGAGATCAAGAAATTGAAATTTTCATTGCATTAGCGGATATACTATTGTTTTTAGGTAATTTTAATGATGCACTATCAGTTTTAATTCAAGCAAAAAAGATTTATAGAGAATTTGCAGAAATTGAATATAGATTATGCGGATTGTTTATGATTTTAGAAAAAGAAGAATACAGTTTAGCGCATTTAAAAAATGGTTTGGCTATAGATTATGAATATCACTTTATAATAAAAGATCTATACCCAACAGTATTTCAGAATAAAAAAGTAAAAAGAATAATTGATGGCTATATAAGTCATAAAGAAATAGAGTCTACCAAATAA
- a CDS encoding DUF2853 family protein, with the protein MSKFDEKVELYKKFMDDKGIRSNTDLLKAVTKGLGPSIYKKDAETVSGSDPKELETVKKNFLIKKLGLADGPELDEAINEVMERIGKSERNKYRAVVYYMLAKKFDKESVYGM; encoded by the coding sequence ATGAGTAAATTTGACGAAAAAGTAGAACTATACAAAAAGTTTATGGACGATAAAGGAATTCGTTCTAACACTGATTTGTTAAAAGCCGTAACTAAAGGTTTAGGTCCTTCTATTTATAAAAAAGATGCTGAAACTGTTTCTGGATCGGATCCTAAAGAACTAGAAACCGTTAAAAAGAATTTTTTAATTAAAAAATTAGGTTTAGCAGATGGTCCTGAATTAGATGAAGCTATTAATGAAGTTATGGAAAGAATTGGTAAATCTGAAAGAAACAAATACCGTGCGGTAGTTTATTATATGCTTGCAAAAAAATTCGATAAAGAATCTGTTTACGGAATGTAG
- the pfkA gene encoding 6-phosphofructokinase, producing MTKRIKKIAVMTSGGDAPGMNAAIRSVVRACAYYRTECVGIYRGYQGMIEGDFVQMTARSVNNIIHKGGTILKSARSKEFRTEEGRKKAYENLIENNIDGLVVIGGDGSFTGGVVFNKEFGFPVIGIPGTIDNDIYGTSHTLGYDTALNTAMDAIDKIRDTASSHNRLFFVEVMGRDAGFIALNAGVGAGAEEILIPEEDLGLDRMLESLKKSKRSGKSSSIVVVAEGDRSGKNVYQLADYVEENLPEYEVRVSVLGHMQRGGSPTCFDRVLASRLGVKAVELVIDGKSNLMVGLKDNEVIATDLEKAIKGINNINMELLRVSDIMTT from the coding sequence ATGACAAAAAGAATAAAAAAAATAGCCGTAATGACATCTGGGGGAGATGCTCCTGGTATGAATGCAGCAATTAGATCAGTAGTTAGAGCCTGTGCTTATTATAGAACTGAGTGTGTTGGTATATATAGAGGATATCAAGGAATGATAGAAGGAGATTTTGTGCAAATGACAGCCCGAAGTGTAAATAATATCATACACAAAGGTGGAACAATTTTAAAATCGGCAAGATCTAAAGAGTTTAGAACTGAAGAGGGCAGAAAGAAAGCTTATGAGAACCTAATAGAAAATAACATTGATGGATTGGTAGTGATAGGTGGAGATGGTTCATTTACAGGAGGAGTGGTGTTCAATAAGGAATTTGGTTTTCCTGTGATAGGTATTCCGGGAACTATTGATAATGATATTTATGGAACTTCTCATACACTAGGTTATGATACTGCATTAAATACAGCTATGGATGCTATAGATAAGATTAGAGATACTGCTTCGTCACATAATCGCCTATTCTTTGTAGAGGTAATGGGAAGAGATGCTGGATTTATAGCATTAAATGCTGGGGTTGGAGCTGGTGCAGAGGAAATATTAATACCTGAAGAAGATTTAGGGTTGGATAGAATGCTGGAATCTTTGAAAAAAAGTAAGAGGTCTGGTAAGTCTTCAAGTATTGTGGTAGTGGCCGAAGGAGATAGGTCAGGTAAGAATGTGTACCAATTAGCTGATTATGTTGAGGAAAATTTGCCAGAATATGAAGTGCGAGTTTCAGTGTTAGGACATATGCAAAGAGGAGGTTCACCTACCTGTTTTGATAGGGTTTTGGCAAGTAGATTAGGAGTAAAAGCAGTTGAACTGGTAATAGATGGAAAGTCTAACCTTATGGTTGGGTTGAAAGATAATGAAGTAATTGCAACTGATTTAGAAAAAGCAATAAAAGGAATAAATAATATAAATATGGAGCTATTAAGAGTCTCCGATATTATGACTACATAA
- the gap gene encoding type I glyceraldehyde-3-phosphate dehydrogenase — translation MIKIGINGFGRIGRLAFRSAVQRENIEVVAINDLLDVDYLAYLLRYDSVHGRFNGTVEVKNGNLIVNGKEIRITAERNPENLKWDEVGAEYVIESTGFFTDKDKAALHIEGGAKKVIISAPSKDAKMYVMGVNHKDLTADEVIFSNASCTTNCLAPLTKVIHDTFGLKEGLMTTVHAATSTQNVVDGPNKKWRRGRTVVNNIIPTSTGAAKAVTKVIPALEGKLTGMAVRVPVPDVSLVDLTFRTEKATSLKEILATLKEASEGSYKGIIGYTEDEVVSQDFVSEPKTSVIDADACLELNENFFKVISWYDNEFGYATKIVDLLEYSASL, via the coding sequence ATGATTAAAATAGGAATAAATGGATTTGGTAGAATTGGAAGGTTGGCTTTTCGTTCTGCTGTTCAAAGAGAAAATATAGAAGTTGTTGCAATTAATGATTTGTTAGATGTTGATTACCTAGCATATTTATTAAGGTATGATTCTGTTCATGGACGTTTTAACGGAACTGTTGAAGTTAAAAACGGAAATTTAATAGTAAACGGAAAAGAAATAAGGATAACTGCAGAGAGAAACCCTGAAAATTTAAAATGGGATGAAGTAGGTGCTGAATACGTCATCGAGTCTACAGGTTTTTTTACAGATAAAGATAAAGCGGCTTTACATATAGAAGGTGGTGCTAAAAAAGTGATTATATCAGCTCCGTCTAAAGATGCAAAAATGTATGTGATGGGAGTAAACCATAAAGACTTAACGGCTGATGAGGTTATCTTTTCTAATGCATCTTGTACTACTAATTGTTTAGCTCCTTTAACTAAAGTGATTCATGATACTTTTGGGTTAAAAGAAGGATTAATGACTACAGTTCATGCTGCAACGTCAACACAGAATGTAGTGGATGGACCTAATAAGAAATGGAGAAGAGGTAGAACTGTGGTTAATAATATTATTCCAACATCTACAGGAGCGGCAAAAGCAGTAACAAAAGTAATTCCTGCGTTAGAAGGTAAATTAACTGGAATGGCAGTAAGAGTACCAGTACCAGATGTATCTTTGGTAGATTTAACATTTAGAACAGAGAAAGCTACTTCTTTAAAAGAAATATTAGCAACTTTAAAAGAAGCTTCTGAAGGAAGTTATAAAGGGATAATTGGTTATACAGAAGATGAGGTTGTTTCTCAAGATTTTGTTTCTGAACCTAAAACTTCTGTTATTGATGCAGATGCTTGTTTAGAGTTAAATGAAAATTTCTTTAAAGTAATTTCATGGTATGATAATGAGTTTGGTTATGCGACAAAAATTGTAGACCTATTAGAATATTCAGCATCATTATAA
- the gap gene encoding type I glyceraldehyde-3-phosphate dehydrogenase, whose product MIKIGINGFGRIGRLAFRSAVKRSNVQVVAINDLLDIDYLAYMLKHDSVHGAFDGTVEVVNNKLVVNGNEIRITAERNPEDLKWDEVGAEYVLECTGLFTKKEKAESHLKGGAKKVVISAPSPDAPMFVMGVNNKELKKTDTVFSNASCTTNCLSPIAKVLNDNFGIVEGLMTTVHASTATQRTVDGPSMKDWRGGRSSIHNIIPSSTGAAKAVGKVIPELDGKLTGMAFRVPTMDVSVVDLTVKLAKEASYDTIKEVMKDAADNEMKGVLGYTEELVVSQDFVGDTRTSIFDANAGIALTDNFVKVVSWYDNEIGYSTKIVDLVEYSASL is encoded by the coding sequence ATGATAAAAATTGGGATTAACGGATTCGGTAGAATAGGAAGATTAGCATTTAGATCTGCAGTAAAACGCTCAAATGTACAAGTTGTAGCAATTAATGATTTGTTAGATATAGACTATTTAGCATACATGCTAAAGCATGATTCAGTTCATGGAGCATTTGATGGAACTGTAGAGGTTGTTAACAACAAGCTTGTTGTTAATGGAAATGAAATCAGAATTACAGCGGAACGTAATCCTGAAGATTTAAAATGGGATGAGGTAGGAGCAGAGTATGTTTTAGAATGTACGGGACTTTTTACTAAAAAAGAAAAAGCCGAAAGTCATTTAAAAGGAGGTGCAAAAAAGGTAGTTATATCTGCACCTTCACCAGATGCACCAATGTTTGTTATGGGGGTTAATAATAAAGAGTTAAAGAAAACGGATACTGTTTTTTCAAATGCTTCTTGTACTACTAATTGTTTATCTCCAATAGCAAAGGTACTTAATGATAACTTTGGAATTGTAGAAGGATTGATGACCACAGTTCATGCAAGTACAGCAACACAAAGAACGGTAGATGGCCCTTCAATGAAAGATTGGAGAGGAGGACGTTCTTCAATTCATAATATTATACCATCTTCTACTGGAGCAGCAAAGGCTGTAGGAAAAGTAATTCCTGAGTTAGATGGGAAGTTAACTGGAATGGCTTTTAGAGTACCAACAATGGATGTTTCAGTAGTAGATTTAACAGTTAAATTAGCTAAAGAAGCTAGTTACGATACAATAAAAGAAGTAATGAAAGATGCAGCAGATAATGAAATGAAGGGGGTTTTAGGGTATACAGAAGAATTAGTAGTGTCTCAAGATTTTGTAGGAGATACACGCACCTCTATCTTTGATGCTAATGCAGGGATTGCATTAACAGATAACTTTGTGAAGGTTGTTTCGTGGTATGATAACGAAATAGGGTACTCAACTAAAATTGTTGACTTAGTAGAGTACTCAGCTTCATTGTAA
- a CDS encoding vancomycin high temperature exclusion protein yields MQKNAKEKVFSDTNRIPKNKVGLVLGTSKYLIDGRINLYYKYRVEAAASLFKSGKIEFILVSGDNGTKSYDEPTSFKEDLISKGVPEDKIFLDYAGFRTLDSVVRASKVFGQESITIISQRFHNERALYLAKHFTINAVGFNARDVSGRYGLKVQLREYLARVKLFVDILVGVQPKFLGKKINIV; encoded by the coding sequence GTGCAAAAAAATGCTAAAGAAAAGGTGTTTTCAGATACAAACCGTATTCCTAAAAATAAAGTAGGTTTAGTATTAGGTACCAGCAAGTATTTAATTGATGGAAGGATAAATTTATATTATAAGTATAGAGTAGAAGCTGCTGCGTCGTTATTTAAATCTGGAAAAATAGAGTTTATTTTGGTGAGTGGTGATAACGGTACAAAAAGTTATGATGAGCCTACTAGTTTTAAAGAAGATCTAATTAGTAAGGGAGTTCCTGAGGATAAGATATTTTTAGACTATGCAGGTTTTAGAACCTTAGATTCAGTAGTAAGAGCTTCTAAAGTTTTTGGACAAGAATCAATAACAATTATATCTCAGAGATTTCATAATGAAAGAGCATTATATTTAGCAAAACACTTTACTATAAATGCAGTAGGTTTTAATGCTAGAGATGTATCAGGAAGATATGGTTTGAAAGTTCAATTAAGAGAATATTTAGCAAGGGTTAAGCTGTTTGTAGATATTCTAGTTGGAGTACAGCCTAAATTTTTAGGAAAGAAAATAAATATTGTATAA